DNA from Oncorhynchus clarkii lewisi isolate Uvic-CL-2024 unplaced genomic scaffold, UVic_Ocla_1.0 unplaced_contig_7013_pilon_pilon, whole genome shotgun sequence:
TATTATATTTAAAAACACCCCCCTTGTCGATTGATGAACCGgtgtgtcaatctaagtaacataataacataAACCCCCATCAAAATCTGCCAGTTTCAGGTAGAGATCTgtttggtggtggggggggggggggggggggggttcaacatGTAAAAGATAAACACATCTAGCATTTCCTGAGCTGTCTTATAGCTCCTTGATATGGGActgacacttcaaaaccttgttcGTTATGATTTGTTCTTTGACCGTCTTCTCTggcatttatgaatgtgttatgggATTTCGTAGTAAAAGGACAAATTCAATATGTTATCAAatcatttttaaaatatatatttttttagaacctaaaggggtcctaaaataaaaaaaactaatagctaaatgatccacgGTTTGACCAACTTAAAACAATTCTATGTCAGCTTATAACCCCCACCCCCTCACAACATTTTAGGGTGTTTTCCCATAAAGTCCCCTTTAAAATAACCAATCTCAGTCCCCTTTAAAATAACCAATCTCAGTCCCCTTTAAAATAACCAATCTCAGTCCCCTTTAAAATAACCAATCTCAGTCCCCTTTAAAATAAccaatctcagtcctctttaaaataaccaatcccagtcctctttaaaataaccaatcccagtcctctttaaaataaccaATCCCAGTCCCCTTTAAAATAACCAATCTCAGTCCCCTTTAAAATAACCAATCTCAGTCCCCTTTAAAATAACCAATCTCAGTCCCCTTTAAAATAACCAATCTCAGTCCCCTTTAAAATAAccaatctcagtcctctttaaaataaccaatcccagtcctctttaaaataaccaatcccagtcctctttaaaataaccaatcccagtcctctttaaaataaccaatctcagtcctctttaaaataaccaatcccagtcctctttaaaataaccaatcccagtcctctttaaaataaccaatctcagtcctctttaaaataaccaatctcagtcctctttaaaataaccaatctcagtcctctttaaaataaccaatctcagtcctctttaaaataaccaatctcagtcctctttaaaataaccaatctcagtcctctttaaaataaccaatcccagtcctctttaaaataaccaatctcagtcctctttaaagtaaatatatatatatatatataataaaaaaggCTGAAGAAAAACTAAAGCCTCCGTTGTCTTTTTAGTCACACTGCCCTGGGAAATAAATGGCACAATTTAAATTTGCtcaagcacacctgttaattgaaatgcattccaggtggctacctcatgaaactggttgagagaatcccaagagtgtgcaaagctgtcatcaaggcaaagggtggtttctttgaagaatctcaaatatattttgagatgttaaacacttttttggttactacatgattccatatgtgttatttcatagttttgatgtcgtcactattattatgcaatgtagaaaataggaaaagtaaataaaaaccctggaatgaataggtgtgtccaaacttttggacATTAACGTGTCTATTATTGACACCCCGAGGACATTAACGTGTCTATTATTGACACCCCGAGGACAATTAACGTGTCTATTATTGACACCCCGAGGACATTAACGTGTCTATTACTGACACCCCGAGGACATTAACGTGTCTATTATTGACACCCCGAGGACATTAACGTGTCTATTATTGACACCCCGAGGACATTAACGTGTCTATTATTGACACCCCGAGGACAATTAACGTGTCTATTATTGACACCCCGAGGACATTAACGTGTCTATTATTGACACCCCGAGGACAATTAACGTGTCTATTATTGACACCCCGAGGACAATTAACGTGTCTATTATTGACACCCCGAGGACAATTAACGTGTCTATTATTGACACCCCGAGGACAATTAACGTGTCTATTATTGACACCCCGAGGACAATTAACGTGTCTATTATTGACACCCCGAGGACATTAACGTGTCTATTATTGACACCCCGAGGACATTAACGTGTCTATTATTGACACCCCGAGGACATTAACGTGTCTATTATTGACACCCCGAGGACATTAACGTGTCTATTATTGACACCCCGAGGACATTAACGTGTCTATTATTGACACCCCGAGGACATTAACGTGTCTATTATTGACACCCCGAGGACATTAACGTGTCTATTATTGACACCCCGAGGACATTAACGTGTCTATTATTGACACCCTGAGGACATTAACGTGTATATTCTTGATACCTGCAGGATGTCGCGGTGGTGAGTGTTCTCATAGCGCAGCATCTCCGACAGATCTGGGTGGTGGTCCACGGCCGTGGTGTTGCCGAGCAGGAACACCGTGACAACCGTCCGGTTGGCGAGGACGCCGGCTCGACCCCACGACTGGCGGATGGCCTGGCGGCGGTCAAAGTGAGGAGCGAGGGATTTGATGGCCAGTAGGAGGAAGGGCGGCTCCCCTCTCCGGGTCTTTTGGCAGACGTGAGGCTGGTCCACCACTAGAGGGTACGACCGACAGCGCATGTAGAGCAGGAAGTCTTTAAAACGAGGAGGTAGGGAATTGTAGTCTTTCACGTGAGTGGTGACTCTGTAGTCCGGTTGGCAGGGGTCAGGGTTCAGCCCCGTGTCGTTGAGCCAATCAGGGACAGgtctgacatcatcatcatcatcgctaGTGTTGTTACTATTGGAGGAGGCGAGGATGGGGTTGTGTTGGAGGTCCAGTCTCTGTTGCTGGCGGTTCCAGTAGGCCTGACTAGGAGCCAGTTTGGACCAGAATCGCTTGGAGGGGACAAGGACCTTGAATGGAGGAAGGAAGGACGAAATTAATAAATGAATTGAATATCCTAAACCGAGAACAACAAaacatacctttaaaaaaaaagaggaTTAAAAAAGACAATTCAACACTGATTTAACACAAAGACAATTCAACACTGATTTAACACAAAGACAATTCAACACTGATTTAACACAAAGACAATTCAACACTGATTTATCACAAAGACAATTCAACACTGATTTAACAAAGACAATTCAACACTGATTTAACACAAAGATTATTCAACACGTTTCAACAATTAAAGCCCTGTGCAGTCTTTTTAATTTCATATGTAAAATCACAGTAGGTTTAATAAATGACGGTTCCTTTCTCAAAAATaactccaaatatattttattatttatttccccGAGCCTCCTCTTGCTAGGGGAATGCTGAGTCTGATCGTGTGGGCGTGTCCTTCAAAGGAGGAGGATACATATGCAAATAAGAGATGACTGGTCATAGGTCAGAATAATCAGATCCGATTGTGATGTCATGCTGAGGgccaaaaactccatcccacctgaaCATGCAAAAACAATCCAAGCGTTTAAATTGACAAgcttttacactaaaagggctttatcatcattttcacaatttcagtgtTACTTCATCCTCCAAGTGAAACATGGTTTGTGTGGAAATATTATTAAAAACACAGAAAAGTCAACAGGCCCCGACATATTCGCAAAGCGTAGAATCAGTTCGGTCTTTTAGACGAGTGGTTTTCAGACCTCACCTCAGGGACTCCCAGCCAttccatcacaggaggttggtggcaccttaattggggaggacaggctcgtggtaacggctggagcggaattatttcaaatacatggtttccaagtgtttgatgccattccatttgctccatccCAGCCATTagtatgagccatcctcccctcagcagcctccactgcattCCACGTATGATTGTGTCTAGACTTGACACTTAGATGTGACTTCTGCTAAACGAGTGGTTTTGTGGTCTGACTGTGTTCCGATCTGACTGACCACTTCAGGAGGTTTTGGACGTTGTTACGTACGTTGgaggagggaacgcaacaccctgctacatctCAGCTCCCCCGTGGAGTGAAACACAACACCCTGCTACATCTCAGCTCCCCCGTGGAGGGTAACAGTATGGTGATTAACACAACACCCTGCTACATCTCAGCTCCCAGTGGAGTGAAACACAACACCCTGCTACATCTCAGCTCCCAGTGGAGTGAAACACAACACCCTGCTACATCTCAGCTCCCAGTGGAGTGAAACAACACCCTGCTACATCTCAGCTCCCAGTGGAGTGAAACAACACCCTGATACATCTCAGCTCCCAGTGGAGGGAAACACCCTGCTACATCTCAGCTCCCAGTGGAGTGAAACAACACCCTGCTACATCTCAGCTCCCAGTGGAGTGAAACAACACCCTGATACATCTCAGCTCCCAGTGGAGTGAAACACAACACCCTGCTACATCTCAGCTCCCAGTGGCGTGAAACACAACACCCTGCTACATCTCAGCTCCCAGTGGAGTGAAACAACACCCTGATACATCTCAGCTCCCAGTGGAGTGAAACAACACCCTGATACATCTCAGCTCCCAGTGGAGGGAAACACCCTGCTACATCTCAGCTCCCAGTGGAGTGAAACAACACCCTGCTACATCTCAGCTCCCAGTGGAGTGAAACAACACCCTGATACATCTCAGCTCCCAGTGGAGGGAAACACCCTGCTACATCTCAGCTCCCAGTGGAGTGAAACAACACCCTGCTTACATCTCAGCTCCCAGTAGAGTGAAACAACACCCTGATACATCTCAGCCCCCAGTGGAGTGAAACACAACACCCTGCTACATCTCAGCTCCCAGTGGAGGGAAACACCctgctacatcccagctcccagTGGAGTGAAACACAACACCCTGCTACATCTCAGCTCCCAGTGGAGTGAAACAACACCCTGCTACATCTCAGCTCCCAGTGGAGTGAAACAACACCCTGCTACATCTCAGCTCCCAGTGGAGTGAAACACAACACCCTGCTACATCTCAGCTCCCAGTGGAGTGAAACAGTATGGTACATCCCAGCCCCCAGTGGAGGGTAACAGTATGGTGATCGGAGGTGCAGGGAAGGAcgacagaggcagagaaaaacACTTTACAGGGAATTTATTCTTCCTTCACAAGGTAaggtggggaaaaggggctggacggaaccaaagcaaagaaagttaaAAGTTAGAGTCCCCGCCTCTGACCCCGCATCCCCACCTCTGACCCCGCATCCCCACCTCTGACCTAACCTTGAGCACCGCCTGGCGCGCTAACCAGAATACAGGTggtggtccacccaggtcttacctcGTGTGCATAGACAGATTCAATACTACAGGTCAcgtatgcccgcaggcctcttgcctaaacgtTCCCAAGGTGCCCTCCCCCccgggaacaaatgaaacagaaaaaTTACTAATACTTTAAGTGAACAATTTCAATAACTAAAACCACTAAGTCGTATTGGCAGACACAGACCCCGGAAGGAGTGGCTACAAAATAATATCCACACAACGTTTACTGACCGCCACAATAATCAACACAGGACATAAAGAGAAGCTGTTTTTCCCTGACCAAGGAACACGGGCTTTTATCAAGCTGGAGAAGGAGTTGGTGATTGGAGAGACAAGCTGTATCCCCTGACGAGAGGGAGGGGTCAGAGCTCAATCCACCATGGggctgaccaatcagctgcttagaatccaggaagccatttcctcaAATGAACATACAAActcacaacacagaaactggggaacgtaacagacgTAGATCAAGGCTACTGAAAGCGCGTACAGTGGGCTCTGTTGGTAGAAGGCATAGTGGAAATGGAATATAGAGCAGGAAAAGGGGATTGTGACACACTGTGACCCCGGTAGACACATTTACACGTGGATACATGATGTGTCCAGAACTCTCTGATCAGAATACTAAAgctgcatgaactgtcaagtctagacacCTCCAGTCATCAgttaatcatcaagcccttgattagTGTGAATCAGGACAGATGGTTCAGTGATACAAAAACATTGTGAGACTtctgggggtccccgaggagaggttagAGAAGCAGTTCTACATCACAATGAATATTGTCCTGTCACCTCCCCCCCACCGTTTGTCCTCACCTTGTGGTGCCCCCTCTTCACCTTGTTGTGTCCCTTGTCCTGTCCCCTCCTCACCTTGTCCTGTCCCCTCTCACCTTGTCCTGTCCCCTCTCACCTTGTCCTGTCCCCTCTCACCTTGTCCTGTCCCCTCTCACCTTGTCCTGTCCCCTCTCACCTTGTCCTGTCCCCTCTCACCTTGTCGTGTCTTttgtcctgtcctcctcctcacctTGTTGTGTCTCTTGTCCTGTCCCCTCCTCACCTTGTTGCGTCTCTTGTCCTGTCCCCTCTCACCTTGTTGTGTCCCttgtcctgtcctcctcctcctccgtggaACACTAGGATGAAGATGAAGAGATTGACCGTCATCAACGTCACCAGAAACTTCAGCTTCCTCCTCAGGCCCGCCATGACCTCTAGCTACGACCTCTGATCTCTAGCcacctagagggagggagagcggagagatagacgggggaggggagagagagatagacgggggagaggagagagagatagacgggggagaggagagagagatagacgggggagaggagagagagatagacgggggagaggagagaaagatagacgggggagaggagagagagatagacgggggagaggagagagagagatagacgagggagaggagggggaggatgtaATGTCTGCACTTCAAGAGAACACAGGTTTATAAGAATCAATGCTCCAGAATAATGCATGAGCAATTTCAGATGAATGGTAATCAAATTGCAAATCTACAATTTATTCAAACTCTGCTCGACTCTACGATGGAGACTTTTGGGTCAGTTTGaacatttgaaattatttattttgAAATGGCCAGAAAGTCTTTCAGGAAAGTTGGAAATGTTATTTAGGGAAATGTAATGTTTCTAGGCAGCGAATCACTGATCATGTGCTTTATCATTCAGAGAGCCCTCGTGATCCTAATCTGTGGTCCTGGTCTGACTGATGACAACTGCACAACCTAGGGGAGATATTGGCTGTGCAGGTTTGGCTTCCAACCCTACAAGAGCACAGCTGATACAGCCAACCAAGGTGGAATCATAACCACAAGGATGTGGGTGTGGGGGCACAAAAAAAAATACACCCCTCCTCCTCAACACACCCACCTCCCTCCCtaaacctccccctctcccctaaaCACCCCCTCACTAATCTGGACCTCATCTCAGAGTGACTCAACAGATTGAATAAAACAGGATGGGATCCTGGAGATTTTGGCTGTTCAAAACAGAGTTTATAAAACCTTTATAGACTCACTCCCTTTTCACTGGGTTACTCTGGGTGACTTCATTTACTAGTTATTATCTCTACTGACACCATCCCTGGGTTACTTCATTTACTAGTTATTATCTCTACTGACACCATCCCTGGGTTACTTCATTTACTAGTTATTATCTCTACTGACACCATCCCTGGGTTACTTCATTTACTAGTTATTATCTCTACTGACACCATCCCTGGGTTACATCATTTACTAGAGTTATTGTCTGACACCATCCCTGGGTTACATCATTTACTAGAGTTATTGTCTGACACCATCCCTGGGTTACATCATTTACTAGTTATTGTCTGACACCATCCCTGGGTTACTTCATTTACTAGTTGTCTGACACCATCCCTGGGTTACTTCATTTACTAGTTGTCTGACACCATCCCTGGGTTACTTAATTTACTAGTTATTGTCTCCACTGACACCATCCCTGGGTTACTTCATTTACTAGTTGTCTGACACCATCCCTAGGTTACTTCATTTACTAGTTATTATCTGACACCATCCCTGGGTTACTTCATTTACTAGAGAGTTATTGTCTGACACCATCCCTGGGTTATTCATttactagttattgtctgatACCATCCCTGGGTTCTTCATTTACTAGTTATTGTCTGACACCATCCCTGGGTGACTTCATTTACTAGTTATTGTCTGACACCATCCCTGGGTTACTTCATTTACTAGTTATTATCTGACACCATCCCTGGGTTACTTCATTTACTAGTTATTGTCTGACACCATTCCTGGGTTACTTCATTTACTAGTTATTGTCTGACACCATCCCTGGGTGACTTCATTTACTAGTTATTGTCTGACACCATCCCTGGGTTACTTCATTTACTAGTTATTGTCTGACACCATCCCTGGGTGACTTCATTTACTAGTTATTGTCTGACACCATCCCTGGGTTACTTCATTTACTAGTTATTATCTGACACCATCCCTGGGTTACTTCATTTACTAGTTATTGTCTGACAACATCCCTGGGTTACTTCATTTACTAGTTATTATCTGACACCATCCCTGGGTGACTTCATTTACTAGTTATTGTCTGACACCATCCTTGGGTGACTTCATTTACTAGTTATTGTCTGACACCATCCCTGGGTTACTTCATTTACTAGTTATTGTCTGACACCATCCCTGGGTTACTTCATTTACTAGTTATTATCTGACACCATTCCTGGGTTACTTCATTTACTAGTTATTGTCTGACACCATTCCTGGGTTACTTCATTTACTAGTTATTATCTGACACCATCCCTGGGTTACTTCATTTACTAGTTATTATCTGACACCATCCCTGGGTTACTTCATTTACTAGAGTTATTGTCTCTACTGTCTGACACCATTCCTGGGTTACTTCATTTACTAGTTATTGTCTGACACCATCCATGGGTTACTTCATTTACTAGTTATTGTCTCTACTGACACCATCCCTGGGTTACTTCATTTACTAGTTATTGTCTCTACTGACACCATCTCTGGGTTACTTCATTTACTAGTTATTGTCTGACACCATCCCTGGGTTACTTCATTTACTAGGTATTGTCTCTACTGACACCATCCCTGGGTTACTTCATTTACTAGTTATTGTCTCTACTGACACCATCTCTGGGTTACTTCATTTACTAGTTATTGTCTGACACCATCCCTGGGTTACTTCATTTACTAGTTGTCTGACACCATCCCTGGGTTACTTCATTTACTAGTTGTCTGACACCATCCCTGGGTTACTTCATTTACTAGGTATTGTCTCTACTGACATCAGTGACATGCAAAAATTGGGCGACTCATTTGCATTTAAGCTGAGGCTAAACATTTGCTTTGATTTCATTGATAAGAACATAGTAGAACATAGTGTTGAACTGCTGCTAAGACCTGGTCACCATCACACACAAAAAGACAGGATTCCTGTTCGGACAAAATCAAATATTTACATTCTTCTCTTGCTATTCCAGTTGGAATGAGCAGAACAACCCACCTGAGCAAGGCTGAACGcagactctctccctcccccactaaCCCTTCTCAGAGTACTTCTCCCATCGAAACACAATGACCTCCTCTTTACCCACCATAACCCTCCCCCATTCTCTTCCCCTCTATTTCGGATTTCTTCCTCTCACTACTTCCAGGTGTCCTTTATCTTgcttcctcatctctccctcgTTCTACCCTTTCGCTGTCTTGTGTTTCAGTTTCACTGTCTCCTAGCAACACTTCTGCCCCAGTGCCTTCAGGCCCCCTGtgtcctctcatcctccctcttcttcattctctccctctcagtcatCCTCCCCTCACACCTATAGTACACAAGCAATCTTTATTGCATTGACTCTCTACTGTTCTTTTACCTGTGAGCATAACAGTTGGTTTTACCTGTGTAGGTGggtggagtctctctctctctgtgtgtgtgtgtaacaggagTTGGTCTTACCTGTGTGGCGGGTGGAGTGTGTCAGGCTTCACTGTCCTCTCAGTCTGGCCTCACAGCTCTTAACCCATACTGAGTCCCACCCCCTGGGGAACAGCAGCCAATGGGacacagaggggggaggggtgtggCAGCAACCTGTAGGCAAGAAAGACCAACTGTGTGTCAACACCACGATAGAGATGACCAGGAACAGTATGAGACACTGTTTAGAACTAAGCTGTTCTCAAACACACAGAACGAGAAAGAAGCTAATATTATTCTCAGACGAGTCTAAATTCTTGCATCATTTCTTTCATTCTACCACTGCTGAGGGCTTCTGTTATTTACATGCTGAGGGCTTCTGTTATCTACAATCAATCAGACATTCTGTGGACTCTCATTTCAGTGCCACCTAGACATGTTGTTGCATGATGGTCCTGCTCTCATGCTTGACAGCAGGGTACAGAGAACTGTGATAATCATTAACTTATTGGCTTTCTGAGCAAACAAGAGGGGTCAGTAACAAGAAAAGGCAGGCAGCCACTCACACACTGTGGGACATGTGAAAAGTGATTCCAGAACAGTCCGTGATCCTGGTTACCCTGGTTAGCCCTACTAAGCTTGGGAGGTATCCAGACTGTCATACCGACCTTGTGCCATAATGGGATATCCGGTAATACCGGCACTGAACACTAGGGGGTAACTGTAATCCAAAAGGTTAGCAATActaacaagtacatgtaaaatcccatagagaatgctaactaaatgctaatGAGCGCATTGATTAGCAGGACAGACATGCCAGCTCAAAGTTCTACAAGGAACTCAAAAATGCTACTCACAGATTgctgcacaaacacaaaacaaataaacaggaaggctcttgatccaggagggaaTTATCAGCTGTTACCAAGCAAAacttgattttggaagaagcttaaccactagctactaaattagctGCAGAgtatttagcacattttagacagtATACATGTTTATGCGCGTAACCCCACTCTACGCGTGTAACCCCACTCTACGCGTGTAACCCCACTCTACGCGCGTATGGTGTGAAGAGATGAGCGAGGTCCAAAAATTACGAAGGGTGACAGACACCGAGGTCTAGGTTTGTGTCAGCACACCAACACTATTCAAACTGTCAGACTGATGGCAGTGAGTCAGACACACTCTcacaccccaccccctctctgagATGTTTTGTGAATTTAGGCCAAGACCTATTTCCATTTTAGTCCCCACCTAGTTGCCCCCCACCTAGTTGCCCCCATCATGTCCATTGGTTGTTAGCTAgcggtggctaaagttagctgaagTTTGTAATGGCTGTTTAAAGAGAACTGAACCATGGATGACAGTTTCTCCTGGTTTACCTACTACCttcagggtgaggaaccatctaacagcAAGTTGTAAAATAGTCAACTAGTCCTTTCAGGAGATTCCAGAGACATTACTGTAACGTAAACTAGTCCTTTCAGGAGATTCCAGAGACATTACTGTAACGTAAACTAGTCCTTTCAGGAGATTCCAGAGACATTACTGTAACGTAAACTTGTCCTTTCAGGAGATTCCAGAGACATTACTGTAACGTAAACTTGTCCTTTCAGGAGATTCCAGAGACATTACTGTAACGTAAACTTGAGCATTTCCTCTGTCTCGACCACTACCCCTGGAGGTTATGGGTGAGCCTTCCTCCAGTCACTCCCCTCAGAGCAGGGCAGCGGTAACAGAACGGTCTCGACCACTACCCCTGGAGGTTATGGGTGAGCCTTCCTCCAGTCACTCCCCTCAGAGCAGGGCAGCGGTAACAGAACGGTCTCGACCACTACCGGCGGAGGTTATGGGTGAGCCTTCCTCCAGTCACTCCCCTCAGAGCAGGGCAGCGGAAACAGAACGGTCTCGACCACTACCGCCGGAGGTTATGGGTGAGCCTTCCTCCAGTCACTCCCCTCAGAGCAGGGCAGCGGTAACAGAACGGTCTCGACCACTACCGCCGGAGGTTATGGGTGAGCCTTCCTCCAGTCACTCCCCTCAGAGCAGGGCAGCGGTAACAGAACGGTCTCGACCACTACCGCCGGAGGTTATGGGTGAGCCTTCCTCCAGTCACTCCCCTCAGAGCAGGGCAGCGGAAACAGAACGGTCTCGACCACTACCGCCGGAGGTTATGGGTGAGCCTTCCTCCAGTCACTCCCCTCAGAGCAGGGCAGCGGTAACAGAACGGTCTCATTGAGTACAACACTCCTACAGTAAAACATCTTAACAGCAGAGTAAATGtatttcaaacagctgaaaatgtaTAGATATGAGACTTGTTTTATTGAGATTTTAACTGAAATTGCAATAACAGTCAGTTACATTGACATTTTTGCAgtaggtaaaaataaaaaaataaagagtcCTCTGTGATTTGTCTGGCTGCAGTGAGCCATGTAAAACAGCTGATGTCACCTCACACCGAATTACCCACGTTTTCAGTCAGAGTTTACTTTACCATATGACTTGAATTATATGGATCAAAATGACGCCTGGTTTGTTCTAATGTtgtaaggtaggcctactgtactttatatttgtatggggggggggggctaatcaCTCATGTTTGATCGGCTAACGTTACTTGACGAAGAGTTTGTTCGCTGTAGTAACGGTGCTCTCGTCTTGAAGCTAAAAAGTAATGAGTGTAACGTTAAGGACGAGAATATAAACCCTTTAATTGTTTGCACATCCTTGTGAATTGTTGTGTTATTCAAGAGTTTaatatcctgtggcggactgccatagcatcgaatagtccccgcgatatgcaactgttcagggaagtcaggaaccaatacacgcagtcagtcaggaaagcaaaggccagctttttcaaacagaaatttgcatcctgtagctccaactccaaaaagttttgggacactaaagtccatggagaacaagagcacctcctcccagctgcccactgcactgaggctaggtaacacggtcaccaccgataaatccattataattgaacatttcaataagcatttctcaatggctggccatgccttcctcctgcttccaagccggtcacgggtgcacctcagccacgctcaaggtactaaacg
Protein-coding regions in this window:
- the LOC139397465 gene encoding N-acetyllactosaminide beta-1,3-N-acetylglucosaminyltransferase 2-like; amino-acid sequence: MAGLRRKLKFLVTLMTVNLFIFILVFHGGGGGQDKGHNKVLVPSKRFWSKLAPSQAYWNRQQQRLDLQHNPILASSNSNNTSDDDDDVRPVPDWLNDTGLNPDPCQPDYRVTTHVKDYNSLPPRFKDFLLYMRCRSYPLVVDQPHVCQKTRRGEPPFLLLAIKSLAPHFDRRQAIRQSWGRAGVLANRTVVTVFLLGNTTAVDHHPDLSEMLRYENTHHRDILQWDYRDSFFNLTVKEVLFLDWMTTRCPGAQFVFKGDDDVFVNTLRILAFLEGLSGPRARDLFVGDVITNAGPNRDKKVKYFIPESLFVGKYPPYAGGGGYLYSGDLARRLHGASQHVPLYPIDDVYTGMCLRKLGLGPEKHKGFKTFDIEEKYRRNPCAYKGLMLVHSRTPQEMIQIWAWLNDPNLTCQ